The nucleotide window ACTTTCCCGAGGCGGATTCAAGTCTTCACTTTCTCCTTCAAACAAACCGAAATTCCATTCTTTAATTCCTTTAAGTCTTTCATAGGGCATTTTAAAATCAGTAACAATCTCCAGTGTGTCGCTTGCCCGTTCCTGTGTAGATGAGTAAGCATGATCAAATTTTACTTCATTTGATTTAAAGTACAGTCCTGCAATTTCAGCCTGTTTTTTACCTTCTTCTGTTAAAGGAGAGTCGCACGCTCCCTGAATTTTCTTTCTGAAATTAAAAAGTGTCTGTCCGTGTCTCATCAAGTATAATGTCTTTTTCATATATCCTCCTTGAGCTTATTTTTATTCGTTTGATAAAATATTTAATTTACAAAAATGTTTATAGTAATTTCGGTATTTAGTAGGAGAAATTTTGAAGTTGTGTTTAAAGGCTTTGGCAAAATAATTTCCGCATGAAAATCTTACTTTTTCTGAGATTTCTTCAATAGTCATATTTGAGTTCAATAATAATGAAGTAGCTTTTTTAAGCCTGACTTTTATAAGATACTGTCCCGGGGATATTCCCGCTTCAGCTTTAAATTTCCTCGTCAAATGATATTTCGATAAATTTACGTGATTGGAAAGATCTTCTATTGCCAAAGGTTTTGCATAGTTTTTATTAATATAGCTTTTTATACTTTCGACAGTAGGAGAATCTATTTTTTTATTAACTTTTGTAAATTCATTTAAAAGTTCAAAAAGAAGATTGTACG belongs to Pseudoleptotrichia goodfellowii and includes:
- a CDS encoding histidine phosphatase family protein; amino-acid sequence: MKKTLYLMRHGQTLFNFRKKIQGACDSPLTEEGKKQAEIAGLYFKSNEVKFDHAYSSTQERASDTLEIVTDFKMPYERLKGIKEWNFGLFEGESEDLNPPRESYSEFFVKYKGESGKQVEQRMTETLTEIMERENHETVLAVSHGGACYTFMLKHAPDFPFSGIPNCSIFKYEYENGKFTLIELIKHDFEREI
- a CDS encoding helix-turn-helix domain-containing protein, which produces MTNSDYYWDNMKRPQDGNYCLLQYTINGYGEIKIDNKIYRIGKNEAFFVKVPGKHVYYLPKNASWEVLYLEFSAEAENFRKQIVKNAGSEILKFSPDSKSISLLWELFYAAKSNEIYNIFECSKYAYNLLFELLNEFTKVNKKIDSPTVESIKSYINKNYAKPLAIEDLSNHVNLSKYHLTRKFKAEAGISPGQYLIKVRLKKATSLLLNSNMTIEEISEKVRFSCGNYFAKAFKHNFKISPTKYRNYYKHFCKLNILSNE